From Candidatus Alcyoniella australis:
CGGTGCGTGCACCACGGCGATCTGCAACACCAACGTGAGGCCAGCGGCCGCCCACAGCAGGCGATTGTCGAACGGTCGGACGAAGGCGCTCACGGTGTCGGACCGGGCGTTGAATGCGTTGAAGATCTGTGCGAGCACGATCGTCGTGAACACCATGGTTCGCGCCGTGGAGATGTCGCCGGACCCACCGAGCAGGCCGCCGGCCAGTTCGAGATCGAGCGCGATCAGCCCGGCGATCGCACTGGTCACGCCGATCAGCGCGATCGTGACGATCATCGAGCGGTCGACGATGCGATCGGTGACTCGGCGAGGCGGCACGTCCATCACGTCCTCCACGGCGGGGTCGACGCCGAGCGCCAGTGCGAGTGCGCTGTCGGTGAGCAGATTGATCCACAGGATCTGCGTCGCCAGCAGCGGAACCGCCAGGCCGTCGCCGCCGGTGGCGTCGGTCAGGCCGAGCGCTCCGGCGGCGAGCACGCCGACGAACATCACCAGGACTTCTCCTGCGTTCGACGCCAGCAGGTAGCGAAGGAACTTGCGGATGTCGGCGAAGATCTCGCGGCCCTCGCGTACGGCGCTCAGGATGGTGGCGAAGTTGTCGTCGGCGAGGATCATGTCGGCGGCCTCTTTCGAAACCTCGGTGCCGTTGATCCCCATCGCCACGCCGATCTCGGCCTGCCGCAGCGCCGGTGCGTCGTTCACGCCGTCTCCGGTCATCGCCACGATCTGGCCGTCATGCTGCAGTGCTTCGACGATGCGCAGTTTCTGTTCGGGCGACACCCGAGCGAACACCGAACGGCGGCCCACAGTGGCGGCAAACTCGGCCTCGTCGAGTTTGCCGAGTTCCGCACCGGTGACACCGGTCCCGTTCTGGCCTCCGGCGCTCGCCGCTGCGTCGGTCTCGATACCCAACTGTTGCCCGATGCGGCCAGCGGTGCGGGGGTGGTCACCAGTGATCATGATCACCCGCACACCGGCGCGCTGCGCATCGGCAACGGCCTCGATCACCTCCGGTCGCGGCGGGTCGACGATGCCGACGATGCCGAGGTGGACCAGATCGTGCTCGTGGGACTCGTCGATGTCGTTGGCCACCGTGTCGAGGCGTCGGTAGGCAACGGCCAACGTCCTCAGGGCATCGTCGGCGAGTCGTTCGACGTCGGCCAGGATGCGGTCGCGGCGCTGTGGGGTCAGTTCGACGACG
This genomic window contains:
- a CDS encoding cation-transporting P-type ATPase — its product is LAVAAVPEGLPAILSVVLALGVQRMASQRAIVKRLSSVETLGSASVICTDKTGTLTRNEMTIVKVVTPSVEVDVTGIGYEPVGEVRVNGERVQDELLRREVELVLEGGSLANDATLRSDGDRWEVLGDPTEAAFLVAERKLGLTAARSERFERVAEVPFTSERKLMTTVDLDSQAEHGQNHHDRREFVLVTKGAPDVLLGRCTHERVGGDVVELTPQRRDRILADVERLADDALRTLAVAYRRLDTVANDIDESHEHDLVHLGIVGIVDPPRPEVIEAVADAQRAGVRVIMITGDHPRTAGRIGQQLGIETDAAASAGGQNGTGVTGAELGKLDEAEFAATVGRRSVFARVSPEQKLRIVEALQHDGQIVAMTGDGVNDAPALRQAEIGVAMGINGTEVSKEAADMILADDNFATILSAVREGREIFADIRKFLRYLLASNAGEVLVMFVGVLAAGALGLTDATGGDGLAVPLLATQILWINLLTDSALALALGVDPAVEDVMDVPPRRVTDRIVDRSMIVTIALIGVTSAIAGLIALDLELAGGLLGGSGDISTARTMVFTTIVLAQIFNAFNARSDTVSAFVRPFDNRLLWAAAGLTLVLQIAVVHAPPLQRAFDTDALDITQWATCVGLASAVLWVDEIRKVIRRR